TGCGGGACCTTACACCGTACGCAAGCGAGGTAACGCTGAAGATAGGAGCAACCGGCAATAAGCGACTGTCGTCCAGGGCCAAGAGAAAGTTGCAAAAGGAGCAAAATGCTGCCACGGCTCTTAATCAGAACCATTCGAACAGAAGCGGAATTTCGGAACATAAGGAACAATTAATTGATGCCGGGAATGAAGCGCTTTGCCAGGCGGCCTTAGAGTGTCTGACGGTTATACTACAATCGGCCGGGTGTTTCATAAAGCCCGTCACGCATAAGCTTTTGGAGGAGAAAATTGTTCCGCTATGTTTTTCGTTAATCGCTAACCATCAGCTCACTGGACTTTACAATAAGGATAGCGTACGGGTAGCGTTACTACGCGCATTTGCTGCCCTGATCGTGAATCCACACCATCACTGTCCTCCACCCTTGCAATACGCGAGCTACATTTTCAACACACTGCAAACGACCGATGACAGCGCGGTTGTACGTGCCGTGGCGGCAGAGTTAGCTCGCACGATGGAACTGGTGATACATCCCTGGAAGGAAACACTGTACTTCCCCGCGGATAAATCTGCCATTAAGGATGCGTtggcaaacaaagaaaaacatccatTAGCAATGAATTTCTTGAGGCATTCAACATCAGCCAAATATGACACTAATGGAAATGGACATTATGAAGATAATGATAGTGTTGATAGTGTAAATTTATTGACGATAGAACCACAGAGCCGTAGCTCGCCGGAACAATCACCGGCTAACAGTGCTGAAAAGGTAACATATGAAAGCGATGAAATTAATGAATCGCTAGCCGTAACGGAAGCGAGCGATGATTCATTGATTCATGGCGAAGAAAACCGAACTACCGAACCGGAAGCTGTCGGATGGGTTGAACATGTAAGCCTGGATAACACGGACGATGagggaaaaacaaatgaaccaCAAATAACTGTCCCGGATGGATCGGATTGTTATAACGAAGGTGTTATCCAAGGCatagatgatgatgacgatgatgataagCCGAAAGATCCTGCTGTAGTTTCGATACTGGATAGCGATGAGGAAGAACACCGCAATGACGACGATGTTGTGGTAGTCTCGACGGAAGTGGGCTTAGTTGCAAATGAAATGGGTACCGCCAAGGTTCCCTTAAAGCATACCATTACATCGCAAACTAATGATGATGAGACACATGGCGGAACGCCGAAAAAGGTCAAACTGTCGCAAGACAGCAGCAATGGTACTGgtaaaaccaaaaacattGATGATATCGTAAATGAGATGGTGGCGGAATTCGTTGACGAACCGTAGGATGAACATTGATGCGGAAGAGTTCTGAAAACCATCTATTTGTTCTTGAAATAACTTTAATAAAGTACTGCTAAAATGTTTGCAGTTGACGTACATGCTTGTTCTAGCACATTATTTGCCTACTTGTTTGTTATTAGAAAGGATTTGCATTAAATAAGATTCTTCTGGTGAACACGATTAGCGACCAATGAACGGGTGAATTTCCGCCCTTTCGAGGTAAGTATCGCTTCCTTCGACGTAGTTGCACACAGTTAGTAAGACTGTAAAGTACACATTAAAATTTTCTGAAAATTTAAAGGACACTCTCATCGTGAAAGAATATCCTGTCTAACCAAATACTCACTCCAACGACCAATTTGTGTGTACAACCCTGAATGCGTGTAACTTCCATAGTGGGATCAGCGGTTTGCGCTTTGGACAAATGATTCATTTttatagtttatttttctatttcaaacttatCTGCTCATTTGTTTGCATAAATGATGCTTTTTAAATATTAGCTTACTTTTGGGGTGTAGTCAACAAtagttgtgtttatttttgaacagaaaatatttaaataaatatgttgcaCGTTGCAGCTCACCTGATGTACAAGCGTCCTGTCACAGTTGGATGTCAAATTTGCGCGCGCAACTTTGCTATTGCAGAGCGTTATTGTTGCGAGTCTGTTCGGTATCGATATCGAGTCCTTACTTTGTGGTTTTCAGGATagtaattgttgttttttagttGTTAAAACGCAGGAATAATGTCGGTAAGTAATGAAAGTGTGATTATCATATGAAGGCAGTTGAAACCGTTGGACAATTTTCACTTAATCGTTGCTACATTCATACCCACTCGAAGGATACACCAAGCTCCCCAGCCCCGAACCTACCGTCGGACATGGACCGACGAAACTTTCGCTCCGGCATGACTTCCCCGGTGGGTGACTTCGAACCGTTCGAAGATGAAGCGGAAATCCTTGGCGATACCACTGTTCGTGAGGAAGTTTACgacgaggaggaagaggatggAGAAGAACTGTTCGGTGATAACATGGAGGCGGATTACCGGCCTGCACCGCATCTCGATCGGTACGACATGGACGATCTGGACACGGAAGACTACAGTGACATCTCGCAAACCGATCGTGCCGCGGCTGAGGCTGAAATGCGTCGGCGCGATCGTGAATCCGGAAAGCATCGGGATCATAGCGATCTGTTCTACGACAaaagcgacgacgacgatgagaTCCCCAGGGCAAAACGGCGAGCCGCAGAGAAAGCTGCCGAAATCGGTACCGAAACAGAAACCGATGCCGAAATGGTGGAATCGATCGAAAATCTCGAAGACACTAAGGGGCACAGTATCAAGGAATGGGTGTCCATGTTGGCGCCACGGACGGAAATTTCGAACCGCTTCAACAGCTTTCTGCGCACCTTCGTTGACGAGAAGGGTCACTATGTGTATCGGGAGCGGATTAGACGCATGTGCGAGCAGAACAATTCCAGCTTCGTTGTATCGTACACCGATTTGGCGCACAATCAACACGTACTGGCATACTTTTTGCCCGAGGCACCATTCCAGATGCTCGATATAATGGACAAGGTGGCGAAGGAGATGGTGCTGAGTCTTTACCCAACATACGAGCGAGTAACGAACGAAATCCATGTACGCATTTCCGATCTTCCACTGGTGGAGGAACTGCGCACGTTCCGTAAGCTTCATCTAAATCAGCTTGTACGCACGCTAGGCGTTGTCACGGCAACGACGGGAGTGCTACCACAGCTGTCCGTAATCAAGTATGACTGCGTCAAGTGTGGCTACGTGCTGGGACCGTTTGTTCAGAGCCAAAACACGGAGGTTAAGCCAGGTTCATGTCCCGAATGTCAAAGCGTTGGTCCGTTCTCGATCAACATGGAGCAAACGCTTTACCGGAACTATCAGAAGATTACGCTGCAGGAATCACCGGGACGCATACCGGCTGGACGTATTCCTCGGAGCAAGGATTGCGTGCTGTTGGCCGATCTTTGCGATCAGTGCAAACCGGGCGATGAGATCGAAGTTACCGGTATCTACACCAACAACTACGATGGATCACTCAACACGGAACAGGGCTTCCCGGTGTTTGCCACGGTACTGATCGCAAACCATTTGGTGGTGAAGGATAGCAAGCAGGTTGTGGCTTCGCTTACGGATGAGGACATTTCGACGATTCAGCGGTTAAGCAAAGATCCTCGCATCAGCGATCGTATCACGCAAAGCATGGCTCCATCAATCTACGGCCATGAATACATTAAGCGCGGGCTGGCTTTATGCCTGTTCGGAGGTGAATCGAAGAACCCGGGTAATAAGCACAAAATCCGTGGTGATATCAATATTCTGCTCTGCGGTGATCCCGGTACGGCCAAGTCGCAGTTCTTGAAGTACACGGAAAAGATTGCACCGCGGGCGGTGTTCACCACGGGCCAGGGTGCTTCCGCAGTCGGTTTGACGGCATACGTACGGCGGAATCCTACCACGCGCGAGTGGACCCTGGAAGCTGGTGCCCTCGTGTTAGCCGATCTTGGTGTGTGTCTGATCGATGAGTTTGACAAGATGAATGATCAGGATCGAACCTCGATCCACGAGGCGATGGAGCAGCAATCGATTTCCGTTTCCAAAGCGGGCATTGTGACATCGCTGCAGGCCCGTTGTGCCGTGATCGCGGCTGCCAATCCAATCGGCGGAAGGTATGATCCGAGCATGACCTTCTCCGAGAACGTGAACCTTTCCGAGCCGATCCTGTCCCGTTTCGACGTTCTGTGCGTCGTGAAGGACGAGTTCGATCCGATGCAGGATAAGCATTTGGCGGAATTTGTGGTTGCATCGCACATCAAGAACCATCCATCGAACGTGGATGAAACTCCGGTCTCGCAGACGCAGGACACGATGCAGATACCGCAGGATCTGCTGAAGAAGTATATCGTGTACGCGAAGGAAAATGTACACCCCAAGCTATCTAACATGGACCAGGACAAGATAGCCAACATGTACTCGCAGCTGCGCCAGGAATCGCTTTCCACCGGGTCGCTGCCGATCACAGTGCGACACATCGAAAGTGTTATCCGTATGTCGGAAGCGCACGCACGGATGCATCTGCGTGACACGGTGCAGGACGTGGACGTCAATATGGCCATCCGCATGATGTTGGAAAGCTTCATCGAGGCGCAAAAGTTCAGCGTAATGAAAAAGATGCGTTCCAGCTTCCAGAAGTACCTGTCGTTCCAGCGCGACCATTCCGAGCTGCTGTTCTTCATCCTTCGACAGTTGACGCTTGACCAGCTGGCCTATCAACGATGCAAGGAGGGCGGGCGACGGGGCAAGGAAAGTGGCGACCGTCCGCGAACCACTGTGGTCGAGGTAATGGAGAAGGATCTCTCCGAACGGGCGAAGGCGATCGAAATCTTCAACCTGAAACCATTCCTGGACAGCGAACTGTTCCGACAGAATGGTTTCACGTACGATGCCAAACGTAAGGTGATCGTTCAGGTCGTTCCAGAAGCTGCGGAACCTTGATCGAttagtaatgttttttttttatttaattgatcCCATCGCCCCAAATAGTTTTAAGTCGCTATGATTTATTAACGTTTACACTGTTCTCTTTTACACAATTCTCATTTTACCTTCTTTTGTACAATATGTCAAGGAATACATTACGAATaataaatgtgtgtttgtgtgcagttGCCCTGACCATCCAAGCTTATATCGAgaatatgtttcattttttgggGGTATTACACTTAAAATCGGGAGTTCTTACACCGGGACGCATTCCGGCTGGACGTATTCCTCGGAGCAAGGATTGCGTGCTGTTGGCCAATCTTTGCGATCAGTGCAAACCGGGCGATGAGATCGAAGTTACCGGTATCTACACCAACAACTACGATGGATCACTCAACACGGAACAGGGCTTCCCGGTGTTTGCCACGGTACTGATCGCAAACCATTTGGTGGTGAAGGATAGCAAGCAGGTTGTGGCTTCGCTTACGGACGAGGACATTTCGACGATTCAGCGGTTAAGCAAAGATCCTCGCATCAGCGATCGTATCACGCAAAGCATGGCTCCATCAATCTACGGCCATGAATACATTAAGCGCGGGCTGGCTTTATGCCTGTTCGGAGGTGAATCGAAGAACCCGGGTAATAAGCACAAAATCCGTGGTGATATCAATATTCTGCTCTGCGGTGATCCCGGTACGGCCAAGTCGCAGTTCTTGAAGTACACGGAAAAGATTGCACCGCGGGCGGTGTTCACCACGGGCCAGGGTGCTTCCGCAGTCGGTTTGACGGCATACGTACGGCGGAATCCTACCACGCGCGAGTGGACCCTGGAAGCTGGTGCCCTCGTGTTAGCCGATCTTGGTGTGTGTCTGATCGATGAGTTTGACAAGATGAATGATCAGGATCGGACCTCGATCCACGAGGCGATGGAGCAGCAATCGATTTCCGTTTCCAAAGCGGGCATTGTGACATCGCTGCAGGCTCGTTGTGCCGTGATCGCGGCTGCCAATCCAATCGGCGGAAGGTATGTTCCGAGCCTGACCTTCTCGGAGAACGTGAACCTTTCCGAACCGATCCTTTCCCGTTTCGATCGATGAGTTCGATCCGATGCAGGATAAGCATTTGGCTGAATTTGTGGTTGCATCGCACATCAAGAACCATCCATCGAACGTGGATGAAACTCCGGTCTCGCAGGCGCAGGACACGATGCAGATACCGCAGGATCTGCTGAAGAAGTATATCGTGTACGCGAAGGAAAATGTACACCCCAAGCTATCTAACATGGACCAGGACAAGATCGACAGCTGGCCTATCAACGATGCAAGGAGGACGGGCGACGGGGCAGGGAAAGTGGCGACCATCCGCAAACCACTGTGGTCGGGGTAATGGAGAAGGATCTCTCCGAACAGGCGAAGGCGAACGAAATCTTCAACCTGAAACCATTCCTGGACAGCGAATTGTTCCGACAGAATGGTTTCACGTACGATGCCAAACGTAAGGTGATCGTTCAGGTCGTTCCGGAAGCTGCGGAACCTTGATCGAttagtaatgttttttttttatttaattgatcCCATCGCCCCAAATAGTTTTAAGTCGCTATGATTTATTAACGTTTACACTGTTCTCTTTTACACAATTCTCATTTTACCTTCTTTTGTACAATATGTCAAGGAATACAT
The Anopheles moucheti chromosome 2, idAnoMoucSN_F20_07, whole genome shotgun sequence genome window above contains:
- the LOC128299245 gene encoding DNA replication licensing factor Mcm2-like, which produces MFHFLGVLHLKSGVLTPGRIPAGRIPRSKDCVLLANLCDQCKPGDEIEVTGIYTNNYDGSLNTEQGFPVFATVLIANHLVVKDSKQVVASLTDEDISTIQRLSKDPRISDRITQSMAPSIYGHEYIKRGLALCLFGGESKNPGNKHKIRGDINILLCGDPGTAKSQFLKYTEKIAPRAVFTTGQGASAVGLTAYVRRNPTTREWTLEAGALVLADLGVCLIDEFDKMNDQDRTSIHEAMEQQSISVSKAGIVTSLQARCAVIAAANPIGGRYVPSLTFSENVNLSEPILSRFDR
- the LOC128310591 gene encoding proline-, glutamic acid- and leucine-rich protein 1-like gives rise to the protein MEGLGQLFGSVLESDDGLQAVFLNNLDEHQSFWTDPQNDLDAIFTRLGTLLTGAKTRDRGLNILNHLLTDCPLDLVEEKAQFYINVCTKVCEQYGPTQTIPLVYKLLQQLMHRSLGSNELHKLLVSNLPKLLESVGPNLPSSAILSALNFLEVAMQYYAGACGPQKNRIESFLYSLVDSTNRHVINSTARCLLLLQQIRGGGQHGSLHKKTWQEYYLKLVDTIQDLLNKIFAHTPETFDEEENLECLKLAPIARNIDPIRKPQLLAIRAINMIACLDEAIVGAYPVQKPITPFKALNLILRGLSVSCEAMGKNPIAENIAFGTFLPSIHVGLLEVLDGLVLALGTNMLMFGESICEIFPKCLKATQGNRNESEGTKKSFTRLRKKIYESVQLWCEKMRYGSTIETVNEQLLEQIVRDLTPYASEVTLKIGATGNKRLSSRAKRKLQKEQNAATALNQNHSNRSGISEHKEQLIDAGNEALCQAALECLTVILQSAGCFIKPVTHKLLEEKIVPLCFSLIANHQLTGLYNKDSVRVALLRAFAALIVNPHHHCPPPLQYASYIFNTLQTTDDSAVVRAVAAELARTMELVIHPWKETLYFPADKSAIKDALANKEKHPLAMNFLRHSTSAKYDTNGNGHYEDNDSVDSVNLLTIEPQSRSSPEQSPANSAEKVTYESDEINESLAVTEASDDSLIHGEENRTTEPEAVGWVEHVSLDNTDDEGKTNEPQITVPDGSDCYNEGVIQGIDDDDDDDKPKDPAVVSILDSDEEEHRNDDDVVVVSTEVGLVANEMGTAKVPLKHTITSQTNDDETHGGTPKKVKLSQDSSNGTGKTKNIDDIVNEMVAEFVDEP
- the LOC128299247 gene encoding DNA replication licensing factor Mcm2-like; this translates as MQDKHLAEFVVASHIKNHPSNVDETPVSQAQDTMQIPQDLLKKYIVYAKENVHPKLSNMDQDKIDSWPINDARRTGDGAGKVATIRKPLWSG
- the LOC128299660 gene encoding DNA replication licensing factor Mcm2, with the translated sequence MSDTPSSPAPNLPSDMDRRNFRSGMTSPVGDFEPFEDEAEILGDTTVREEVYDEEEEDGEELFGDNMEADYRPAPHLDRYDMDDLDTEDYSDISQTDRAAAEAEMRRRDRESGKHRDHSDLFYDKSDDDDEIPRAKRRAAEKAAEIGTETETDAEMVESIENLEDTKGHSIKEWVSMLAPRTEISNRFNSFLRTFVDEKGHYVYRERIRRMCEQNNSSFVVSYTDLAHNQHVLAYFLPEAPFQMLDIMDKVAKEMVLSLYPTYERVTNEIHVRISDLPLVEELRTFRKLHLNQLVRTLGVVTATTGVLPQLSVIKYDCVKCGYVLGPFVQSQNTEVKPGSCPECQSVGPFSINMEQTLYRNYQKITLQESPGRIPAGRIPRSKDCVLLADLCDQCKPGDEIEVTGIYTNNYDGSLNTEQGFPVFATVLIANHLVVKDSKQVVASLTDEDISTIQRLSKDPRISDRITQSMAPSIYGHEYIKRGLALCLFGGESKNPGNKHKIRGDINILLCGDPGTAKSQFLKYTEKIAPRAVFTTGQGASAVGLTAYVRRNPTTREWTLEAGALVLADLGVCLIDEFDKMNDQDRTSIHEAMEQQSISVSKAGIVTSLQARCAVIAAANPIGGRYDPSMTFSENVNLSEPILSRFDVLCVVKDEFDPMQDKHLAEFVVASHIKNHPSNVDETPVSQTQDTMQIPQDLLKKYIVYAKENVHPKLSNMDQDKIANMYSQLRQESLSTGSLPITVRHIESVIRMSEAHARMHLRDTVQDVDVNMAIRMMLESFIEAQKFSVMKKMRSSFQKYLSFQRDHSELLFFILRQLTLDQLAYQRCKEGGRRGKESGDRPRTTVVEVMEKDLSERAKAIEIFNLKPFLDSELFRQNGFTYDAKRKVIVQVVPEAAEP